Proteins from one Cryptomeria japonica chromosome 4, Sugi_1.0, whole genome shotgun sequence genomic window:
- the LOC131079279 gene encoding caffeic acid 3-O-methyltransferase 1-like has translation MASLESSMEAHLQLYEIFLTAAKPMALQAAVLLNIPDIIGSQNHLSVVEIASHISFSTNKPVHKDCLSRIMRLLASIGVFTEETTADNRAFKYGPTGLSKLLANNEPQESSAPTLLFLNQNIMTQGYQYLHDTVIDGCQAFSKANGMSIFEYNSKNSEANRMFNDAMTAQTSSVMASVCKVYDGFKSFKSVVDVGGGAGSAISTIVKEYPHIHGINFDLPHVVRTAPPTKGVEHVEGNMFEEIPSADSIFIKTVLHNWDDEHCLKILKKSYDALTEDGKVLIVDAVIDKTKRSKSQVGLLSDILMMAVSTGGKERTEDEFKNLFYKAGFKGYSIIELPFYLSLIEVSK, from the exons ATGGCTTCCTTAGAGTCTTCCATGGAGGCACATCTCCAGCTCTATGAAATATTTCTTACAGCAGCCAAGCCCATGGCCCTTCAAGCAGCTGTCTTGCTTAACATTCCTGACATTATTGGTAGTCAAAATCACCTCTCTGTGGTGGAAATTGCTTCCcatatttctttttccacaaacaaacctgtccACAAAGACTGCCTCTCTAGAATCATGAGGCTTCTGGCTTCCATTGGAGTCTTTACTGAAGAGACCACAGCAGATAACAGAGCCTTCAAATATGGCCCAACTGGCCTCTCTAAGTTGCTAGCAAATAATGAGCCGCAAGAATCTTCTGCGCCCACTCTATTGTTCTTGAATCAGAATATTATGACACAAGGTTATCAATATCTTCATGATACTGTCATAGATGGCTGCCAAGCATTCAGCAAGGCCAATGGGATGAGTATTTTCGAGTATAACAGCAAGAATTCTGAGGCAAATAGAATGTTCAATGATGCCATGACTGCTCAGACAAGCTCTGTAATGGCTTCTGTGTGTAAGGTGTATGATGGGTTTAAGAGCTTCAAGAGTGTGGTGGATGTTGGAGGAGGAGCAGGTTCTGCTATATCTACAATTGTTAAGGAATATCCCCATATTCATGGCATCAATTTCGACCTTCCTCATGTTGTAAGGACTGCTCCTCCCACAAAAG GAGTAGAGCATGTGGAGGGTAATATGTTTGAAGAAATTCCATCAGCAGATTCAATTTTCATAAAG ACAGTTTTGCATAATTGGGATGATGAACACTGTTTGAAAATATTAAAGAAGAGCTATGATGCTCTAACAGAGGATGGGAAGGTATTAATTGTGGATGCAGTCATTGATAAGACAAAAAGGAGCAAAAGTCAAGTGGGACTATTGTCTGATATATTAATGATGGCAGTTTCCACAGGTGGAAAGGAGAGAACAGAGGATGAATTTAAGAACTTGTTTTATAAAGCAGGGTTCAAGGGTTATAGTATCATTGAATTACCTTTCTATCTTTCACTTATAGAAGTTTCAAAATAG